A region of Flavobacterium album DNA encodes the following proteins:
- a CDS encoding T9SS type A sorting domain-containing protein codes for MKNYFFLFLIFMSMICGRAIAADTSTVLVPPINDLCADAIPLTPGTTCSYTTGTFNGATITGVGPSCSSGASQDVWYKFTATDVTMSVGLNANSSLNHGFEIYQGGCSGTQVACTNAYPSGWGENYFNNNFIVGQEYHIRVFNVGTAATSTFQICVTKYPTPANDLCTNAQQLTPGTACTYTTGTFSGSLKDGGVPGCAANASQDVWYKFTATDVTMSVGVNQTSDLNHGFELYQGGCNGTLITCVNSYPEGWGENYFNNNFIVGQEYYVRVFNASSALQTRNFQICVTKYPTPANDLCANAQQLTPGTTCTYTTGTFSGSLKDGGVPGCAANASQDVWYKFTATDVTMSVGINQTSDLNHGFELYQGGCNGTLITCVNSYPEGWGENYFNNNFIVGQEYYVRVFNASSALQTRSFQICVTKYPTPANDLCANAQQLTPGTTCTYTSGTFSGSLKDGGVPGCAANASQDVWYKFTATDVTMSVGINQTSDLNHGFELYQGGCNGTLITCVNNYPDGWGENYFNNNFIVGQEYYVRVFNASSALQTRSFQICVTKYPPPANDLCANAIQLTPGLTCTNTSGTFSGALKDGGVPGCAVNASQDVWYKFTATDKMMEIDVDGASNVNVAFELYQGGCNGTLISCKNFYSNDTAEYYFASDFVIGQEYYIRVINPLSSLDTRNFQVCIIKYPPPANDLCANAIQLTPGLTCTNTSGTFSGSLKDGGVPGCAVNASQDVWYKFTATDKMMEIDVDGATNVNVAFELYQGGCNGTLVSCKNFYSNDTAEYYFASDFVIGQEYYIRVINPLSSLDTRNFQVCIIKYPPPANDLCANAVQLTPGTACNYITGTFSGSMMDGAIPACATGTQQDVWYKFIATDVTNSITLDMITSLNHGFEIIQGGCNGTVVACVNSGAAGAFESYYSNDFIPGQEYYIRVFNATNILPLSNFRICLTKYPTPANDLCANATEVFPGTTCSYVGGTFIGSTLDGPAACPAGTTSQDIWYKFVATEQTYSIYLNPVSFFNPGFQIFEGSCSGTPMACVNNFGSNTSEYYINNNFVVGQTYYVRFFHNMTGYSSDNISFCITKYPKPANDTCQNATLLTQNTTCSQVGGTFSGAMFDGPAISCAPQAGQDVWFRFIAEGASATIYIGPMLGRDLGFQVFQGGCTGTPIACVNSVGVNLSETGTASGLTQGQEYYIRVFNVYQGLTTDNFSICVYGAIQPCNASVSVAASATQVCSGSPVTFTATPVNGGGAPQYQWKVNGNNAGTNSPTFTTSTLANGAVVTVVMTSSVLCPTTPTVTSNAITITVTNPVTPAFTQVPAICLGGSFALPSTSTNGITGTWSPAVNTTATTTYTFTPDAGQCASTATMTVTVNNNIAPTFTQVAAICSGGSFTLPTTSNNGITGTWSPALNNTATTTYTFTPNAGQCAVTATMTVTVNNNTTPTFTQVAAICQGGSFTLPATSTNGITGTWSPAINNNATTTYVFQPNAGQCAVGTTMTVTVTPGTVPTFTQVAPICQGGSFTLPTTSTNGVTGTWSPAINNNATTTYTFTPAAGQCATTATTTVTVNNNVIPTFSQVAAICPGGSFTLPTTSTNGVTGTWSPAINNNATTTYTFTPAAGQCATTATMTVTVNNNVIPTFSQVAAICPGGSFTLPTTSTNGVTGTWSPAINNNATTTYTFTPNAGQCATTATMTVTVNNNITPVFSQVAAICPGGSFTLPTTSTNGVTGTWSPAINNNATTTYTFTPAAGQCATTATMTVTVNNNVIPTFSQVAAICPGGSFTLPTTSTNGVTGTWSPAINNNATTTYTFTPNAGQCATTATMTVTVNNNVTPVFSQVAAICPGGSFTLPTVSTNGITGTWSPAINNNATTTYTFTPNGGQCATTATMTVTVNNNVTPLFSQVAAICPGGSFTLPTVSTNGITGTWSPAINNNATTTYTFTPNAGQCATAATMTVTVNNNVTPIFSQVAAICPGGSFTLPTVSINGVTGTWSPAINNTATTTYTFMPNAGQCATTATMTVVVNSVNTALTVSGATITAAATGAGYQWINCTANQPINGATEASFTATANGSYAVIVTQNGCSATSECVVITDLGTEAFVKKGWKVYPNPVVDQLFVETEEATEIVITDMTGKTVSSQPLKSGVNTIDTGSLSAGMYFINSASGAHIKFIKR; via the coding sequence ATGAAAAACTATTTCTTTTTATTTCTCATTTTCATGTCAATGATTTGCGGTAGGGCAATAGCGGCTGATACATCAACAGTGCTTGTACCTCCCATTAATGACCTGTGTGCGGATGCTATCCCGCTCACGCCCGGCACAACCTGTAGTTATACTACAGGAACCTTCAATGGTGCAACCATAACGGGAGTGGGGCCATCCTGTTCTTCGGGTGCATCGCAGGATGTCTGGTACAAATTTACTGCTACCGATGTTACAATGTCTGTAGGGTTGAATGCAAATTCCAGCCTCAATCACGGTTTTGAAATCTATCAGGGTGGATGCAGCGGTACACAGGTTGCTTGTACAAATGCCTATCCGTCAGGATGGGGGGAAAACTACTTTAATAACAACTTCATTGTAGGACAGGAATATCATATTCGCGTATTCAATGTCGGCACAGCTGCCACATCTACATTCCAGATATGTGTTACCAAATACCCAACCCCGGCCAACGATCTTTGCACGAATGCTCAACAGCTGACCCCGGGTACTGCCTGTACATATACTACAGGGACATTCAGCGGGTCGCTAAAAGATGGCGGTGTCCCTGGATGTGCTGCAAACGCATCGCAGGATGTTTGGTACAAGTTTACCGCTACCGATGTAACTATGAGTGTAGGTGTTAACCAAACGTCGGACCTTAACCATGGTTTCGAGCTTTATCAGGGAGGATGCAATGGCACCCTTATTACCTGTGTAAACAGTTATCCTGAAGGTTGGGGAGAAAATTATTTCAACAACAACTTTATTGTAGGGCAGGAATATTATGTGCGTGTTTTCAACGCATCGTCTGCATTGCAGACGCGCAATTTCCAGATATGTGTTACCAAATACCCGACGCCGGCCAACGACCTTTGCGCCAATGCTCAACAGCTAACCCCGGGTACGACCTGTACATATACTACAGGGACATTCAGCGGGTCGCTAAAAGATGGCGGAGTCCCTGGATGTGCTGCAAACGCATCTCAGGATGTTTGGTACAAGTTTACCGCTACCGATGTAACCATGAGTGTAGGTATTAACCAAACGTCGGACCTTAACCATGGTTTCGAGCTTTACCAGGGAGGATGCAATGGCACCCTTATCACCTGTGTAAACAGTTATCCTGAAGGTTGGGGAGAAAATTATTTCAACAACAACTTTATTGTAGGGCAGGAATACTATGTACGGGTTTTTAACGCATCGTCTGCATTGCAGACGCGCAGCTTCCAGATCTGTGTTACCAAATACCCAACCCCGGCAAACGACCTTTGTGCCAATGCACAACAGCTGACCCCGGGTACGACCTGTACATATACTTCAGGGACATTCAGCGGGTCGCTAAAAGATGGCGGTGTCCCTGGATGTGCTGCAAACGCATCGCAGGATGTTTGGTACAAGTTTACCGCTACCGATGTAACTATGAGTGTAGGTATTAACCAAACGTCGGACCTTAACCATGGTTTCGAGCTTTACCAGGGAGGATGCAATGGCACCCTTATCACCTGTGTTAACAATTATCCTGACGGTTGGGGAGAAAATTATTTCAACAATAACTTTATCGTAGGGCAGGAATATTATGTACGGGTTTTCAACGCATCGTCTGCATTGCAGACGCGCAGCTTCCAGATCTGTGTTACCAAATACCCTCCACCGGCAAATGACCTGTGCGCTAATGCCATACAGTTGACCCCGGGACTTACCTGCACAAATACTTCGGGTACCTTTAGCGGGGCGCTAAAAGATGGCGGAGTCCCCGGATGTGCTGTAAACGCATCGCAGGATGTTTGGTACAAGTTTACCGCTACCGACAAGATGATGGAAATTGACGTTGACGGAGCATCCAATGTAAATGTTGCTTTTGAGCTGTACCAGGGCGGCTGCAACGGGACGCTGATATCCTGTAAAAATTTCTATTCCAATGATACTGCTGAGTATTACTTCGCAAGTGATTTTGTTATCGGGCAGGAATACTATATCCGGGTGATTAACCCATTAAGCTCACTGGATACAAGAAATTTCCAGGTATGTATTATAAAATACCCGCCACCGGCAAATGACCTGTGCGCCAATGCCATACAGCTGACCCCGGGGCTTACCTGTACAAATACTTCGGGTACCTTTAGCGGGTCGCTAAAAGATGGCGGAGTCCCTGGATGTGCTGTAAACGCATCGCAGGATGTTTGGTACAAGTTTACCGCTACCGACAAGATGATGGAAATTGATGTTGACGGTGCAACCAATGTAAATGTAGCTTTTGAGCTATATCAGGGCGGTTGCAACGGGACGCTGGTATCCTGTAAAAATTTCTATTCTAATGATACTGCTGAGTATTACTTTGCCAGTGATTTCGTTATCGGCCAGGAATACTACATCCGGGTTATTAATCCATTAAGCTCACTGGATACAAGAAATTTCCAGGTATGTATTATAAAATACCCGCCACCGGCCAACGATCTTTGCGCTAATGCCGTACAGCTTACGCCGGGTACAGCCTGCAACTATATAACAGGCACTTTTAGCGGTTCTATGATGGATGGTGCCATACCTGCATGTGCCACGGGAACCCAGCAGGACGTATGGTACAAGTTTATCGCGACCGATGTTACCAACAGCATTACGCTCGACATGATCACCAGCCTGAACCACGGCTTTGAAATTATACAGGGCGGATGTAACGGTACAGTGGTTGCCTGTGTAAATTCGGGTGCGGCAGGTGCATTTGAGAGCTACTATAGTAATGATTTTATTCCGGGCCAGGAATATTATATCAGGGTGTTTAATGCTACCAACATCCTTCCCCTCAGCAATTTCAGGATATGCCTTACCAAATACCCAACACCTGCTAACGACCTTTGCGCGAATGCAACAGAAGTATTCCCAGGTACAACCTGCTCTTATGTGGGAGGAACATTCATAGGGTCGACACTTGATGGGCCGGCTGCCTGCCCGGCAGGTACTACGTCGCAGGACATTTGGTATAAATTTGTGGCTACTGAGCAAACCTACAGCATCTATCTTAACCCGGTTTCTTTCTTTAACCCCGGTTTCCAGATCTTTGAAGGAAGCTGCTCGGGTACCCCAATGGCATGCGTAAACAACTTTGGCAGCAATACATCGGAATATTACATCAATAATAACTTCGTTGTAGGGCAAACGTATTATGTTCGATTTTTCCATAATATGACAGGGTATTCCTCGGACAATATTTCCTTCTGCATTACCAAATATCCGAAACCGGCAAATGACACCTGCCAGAACGCAACGCTTTTAACACAAAACACGACTTGCTCACAGGTTGGAGGTACATTTAGCGGCGCAATGTTTGATGGCCCGGCAATCTCTTGCGCACCACAGGCAGGTCAGGACGTTTGGTTCAGGTTCATAGCCGAAGGCGCTTCTGCAACCATTTATATAGGGCCAATGTTAGGGCGCGACCTTGGTTTCCAGGTGTTCCAGGGCGGATGCACGGGTACTCCTATTGCTTGTGTCAACAGTGTTGGGGTAAATCTTAGCGAAACAGGTACGGCTTCCGGCCTTACGCAGGGCCAGGAATATTACATCAGGGTATTCAATGTGTATCAGGGGCTTACTACGGACAACTTCTCTATTTGCGTCTACGGGGCGATACAACCGTGTAACGCTTCGGTGTCCGTTGCCGCTTCGGCCACACAGGTTTGCAGTGGCAGCCCGGTAACCTTTACAGCAACACCTGTTAATGGCGGTGGGGCGCCGCAGTACCAATGGAAAGTGAACGGAAACAATGCTGGAACGAACAGCCCTACATTCACCACAAGCACGCTGGCTAACGGCGCTGTAGTTACGGTTGTAATGACCAGCAGTGTATTGTGCCCGACTACACCAACCGTTACGAGCAATGCAATAACCATAACGGTTACCAATCCGGTAACTCCTGCCTTTACACAGGTTCCGGCAATATGTTTAGGGGGATCGTTTGCACTGCCTTCGACTTCAACCAATGGTATCACAGGCACGTGGAGCCCGGCCGTGAACACTACAGCCACTACAACCTATACATTTACACCTGATGCAGGCCAGTGTGCTTCAACAGCTACAATGACGGTAACTGTAAATAATAACATAGCGCCAACGTTCACACAGGTGGCGGCAATCTGTTCAGGCGGGTCATTCACACTACCAACAACTTCAAATAATGGCATTACGGGTACGTGGAGTCCCGCATTGAATAACACAGCCACTACTACCTATACCTTTACGCCAAATGCAGGCCAGTGTGCGGTTACTGCTACGATGACGGTTACTGTAAATAACAATACCACACCGACATTCACACAAGTGGCAGCCATTTGCCAGGGAGGCTCATTTACATTGCCGGCAACGTCAACTAATGGCATTACCGGGACGTGGAGCCCTGCGATAAATAATAATGCCACAACAACATACGTCTTCCAGCCAAATGCAGGGCAATGTGCTGTTGGCACTACAATGACAGTAACGGTAACCCCGGGTACAGTGCCAACATTTACACAGGTCGCTCCGATATGCCAGGGTGGTTCGTTTACACTGCCAACTACCTCTACAAATGGCGTTACAGGGACTTGGAGCCCTGCAATTAACAATAACGCTACGACCACGTACACCTTCACACCAGCTGCAGGCCAGTGTGCGACTACAGCTACTACGACGGTAACGGTAAATAACAATGTGATACCTACATTCTCCCAGGTTGCGGCAATATGCCCTGGTGGGTCATTCACACTGCCAACTACCTCTACAAATGGCGTTACAGGAACATGGAGCCCTGCGATAAACAATAACGCTACGACTACTTATACCTTCACACCAGCTGCAGGCCAGTGTGCTACTACAGCCACTATGACGGTAACGGTAAATAACAATGTGATACCTACATTCTCGCAGGTTGCGGCGATATGCCCGGGCGGGTCATTCACACTGCCAACTACCTCTACAAATGGCGTGACAGGAACTTGGAGCCCTGCAATCAACAATAACGCTACGACTACGTATACCTTTACACCAAATGCAGGCCAGTGTGCGACTACAGCTACTATGACGGTAACGGTAAATAATAACATAACACCGGTATTCTCCCAGGTTGCGGCAATATGCCCTGGTGGGTCATTCACACTGCCAACTACCTCTACAAATGGCGTTACAGGAACATGGAGCCCTGCGATAAACAATAACGCTACGACTACTTATACCTTCACACCAGCTGCAGGCCAGTGTGCTACTACAGCCACTATGACGGTAACGGTAAATAACAATGTGATACCTACATTCTCGCAGGTTGCGGCGATATGCCCGGGCGGGTCATTCACACTGCCAACTACCTCTACAAATGGCGTTACAGGAACTTGGAGCCCTGCGATAAACAATAACGCTACGACTACATACACCTTCACGCCAAACGCAGGCCAGTGCGCTACTACAGCTACTATGACGGTAACGGTAAATAACAACGTTACACCTGTATTCTCCCAAGTTGCGGCAATATGCCCGGGTGGGTCGTTTACGCTCCCAACAGTTTCAACCAATGGCATTACAGGAACATGGAGCCCGGCGATTAACAATAACGCTACGACTACGTATACCTTTACGCCAAACGGAGGCCAGTGTGCGACTACAGCTACTATGACGGTGACGGTAAATAATAACGTGACACCGCTATTCTCGCAGGTTGCGGCGATATGCCCGGGCGGGTCATTCACACTGCCAACGGTTTCAACCAATGGGATTACAGGAACGTGGAGCCCTGCGATAAACAACAACGCTACGACTACATACACCTTTACGCCAAACGCAGGCCAGTGTGCTACTGCAGCTACTATGACGGTGACGGTAAATAATAACGTAACGCCGATATTCTCGCAGGTTGCGGCAATATGCCCTGGCGGGTCATTCACACTGCCAACGGTTTCCATAAATGGCGTTACAGGAACTTGGAGCCCTGCGATAAACAACACCGCTACGACTACATACACCTTCATGCCAAACGCAGGCCAGTGTGCGACTACAGCTACTATGACGGTCGTTGTAAATTCGGTAAACACTGCGCTGACTGTTTCAGGCGCTACTATTACGGCAGCTGCTACAGGGGCAGGTTACCAATGGATCAACTGTACAGCGAACCAACCTATTAATGGCGCTACAGAAGCATCCTTCACGGCAACGGCAAATGGCTCTTATGCAGTTATCGTTACACAAAACGGATGTTCGGCAACATCGGAATGTGTTGTAATTACCGATCTGGGGACAGAAGCATTTGTAAAGAAAGGCTGGAAGGTCTATCCGAACCCTGTTGTAGACCAATTGTTTGTTGAGACCGA
- a CDS encoding hybrid sensor histidine kinase/response regulator transcription factor, whose product MSIKPRGYKIGGNLVLLLFAVILTLSPYKAFSQNTADSIRNLMKDANDLRRGELNVEMATYYLGQNPDSAIYYSHKAIEIGRRNNNHVVVIRSYAKIGEAYQKQNKMKEAISFYLKGLALAEKHKEKSLAGTIYNGIGVCYFYQNNPKKAEEYLKLAAQAKKDGNDYQYYALITTNLAILQISTGSPKEAVKTLKEAEKTLLKKKQPEYLATVYNSLGAAYQTVKPDSCVYYYEKSLDFAIRHNDLVNQMTAYQNIGDYNLENKNYAGAIEYMKKAIAVNDKRPEDQFKPALYDRLGLAYESVGDFKNAYYYKKLESEARQRLFSVQKQKEVDELEIRYQSEKKEKELQLNKQEIERGKNQRNLILFGAFLLLLIAGFIFYLLFQRRKITQQFEQEKLKMFENIFHEIRTPLTLIEGPIQVMKQEPGVKNAEQLLLMERNSKKLICLVDELLDASKLGKGSFRLNHTTGSIGDFIDDIVSSFEGEAESDNKHIINDKNNLGGNYSFPSNALEKILSNLIGNAVKYCPKGSEIHVKSEIKSRNLVLEIKDNGPGIPEKEQKKVFRRFFRGKYAAGTNGTGIGLSLVKELVELAQGTIQMESNPSGTSFKVSIPVQEQDIATVPVAQQEGVPTLLLAEDDPDTAAFTISVLQENFRVIHARNGQEAIDLIREELPDIVLSDIMMPEKDGIGLLKEIRSDELANHLPVVLFSAKASLESRLEGLGYGADAYIAKPFSPDELKLTIRNLFTTIQRNKEAYQASIKSPKTFEERIKSDNAYVNKVTACIVENIDNTDYSVNELSDDMAVSRSQLHRKLTALTGFSTTNFIRMVRLEKAKDLLLANDGNISEIAYKCGFSSQSYFTKSFTEHFGKSPSQFAKDQQI is encoded by the coding sequence TTGAGTATAAAGCCGCGCGGCTATAAAATAGGAGGGAATCTTGTCTTACTCCTTTTTGCGGTAATCTTAACCCTGTCACCTTACAAAGCCTTTAGCCAGAATACCGCAGATTCCATCCGGAATTTAATGAAAGATGCCAATGATTTGCGAAGGGGTGAGCTAAATGTAGAGATGGCAACCTATTATCTGGGGCAAAACCCTGATTCAGCGATATATTATTCGCACAAGGCTATCGAAATCGGGCGTAGAAACAATAATCATGTTGTAGTTATAAGGTCGTATGCCAAAATAGGGGAAGCCTATCAAAAGCAGAACAAAATGAAGGAAGCCATTTCCTTTTACCTGAAAGGGCTTGCGCTTGCCGAGAAGCATAAGGAAAAATCATTGGCAGGTACGATCTACAACGGGATAGGAGTTTGTTATTTTTACCAAAACAATCCAAAAAAGGCTGAGGAATACCTGAAACTTGCGGCACAGGCCAAGAAAGATGGGAACGATTACCAATATTATGCGCTTATCACTACAAATCTTGCCATCCTTCAAATCTCTACCGGCTCACCTAAAGAAGCGGTAAAAACCCTTAAAGAGGCGGAAAAGACACTTTTAAAGAAAAAACAGCCCGAATACCTGGCAACCGTTTACAATTCCCTTGGCGCAGCTTACCAAACCGTTAAGCCGGATTCATGCGTTTACTATTACGAAAAAAGCCTGGACTTTGCAATCAGGCATAACGACCTTGTAAACCAGATGACTGCCTACCAGAACATAGGTGATTACAATTTGGAAAATAAAAATTATGCGGGCGCGATTGAATACATGAAAAAGGCCATTGCTGTCAACGACAAACGCCCCGAAGACCAATTCAAGCCTGCTTTGTATGACCGTTTAGGCCTTGCTTATGAATCTGTAGGCGACTTTAAGAACGCTTACTACTACAAAAAACTGGAAAGCGAGGCACGCCAGCGACTGTTCTCAGTACAAAAGCAGAAAGAAGTTGATGAACTTGAGATAAGGTACCAAAGCGAAAAAAAGGAAAAGGAGCTCCAGCTGAACAAGCAGGAGATCGAACGGGGGAAAAACCAGCGCAACCTTATACTGTTCGGCGCATTTTTACTGCTGCTCATTGCGGGTTTTATCTTTTACCTTCTTTTCCAGAGAAGAAAGATAACGCAGCAATTTGAGCAGGAGAAGCTGAAGATGTTCGAGAACATATTCCATGAGATAAGGACACCGCTCACACTCATTGAAGGCCCTATACAGGTAATGAAGCAGGAGCCGGGTGTTAAAAACGCTGAACAGCTGCTGCTGATGGAACGTAACTCGAAAAAACTAATATGCCTGGTCGATGAGCTGCTGGATGCATCTAAGCTTGGCAAAGGCAGTTTCAGGCTCAATCATACTACGGGCAGCATAGGCGACTTTATCGATGATATCGTAAGCAGCTTTGAAGGCGAAGCCGAATCGGATAACAAACACATCATTAACGATAAGAATAACCTTGGCGGCAATTATTCCTTCCCATCGAACGCTTTGGAAAAGATACTATCCAACCTCATAGGGAATGCCGTAAAATATTGCCCTAAAGGATCGGAAATCCATGTTAAGTCGGAAATAAAAAGTAGGAACCTTGTATTAGAGATAAAAGACAACGGGCCGGGTATCCCTGAAAAGGAACAGAAAAAAGTATTCCGCCGTTTTTTCAGGGGCAAATATGCTGCGGGAACGAACGGGACCGGCATCGGATTATCATTAGTAAAAGAACTGGTCGAGCTGGCACAGGGAACGATACAGATGGAAAGCAATCCTTCGGGCACCTCATTCAAGGTATCCATCCCCGTACAGGAACAGGATATTGCTACAGTTCCGGTGGCACAGCAGGAAGGCGTACCAACACTGCTGCTGGCGGAAGACGACCCGGACACGGCTGCCTTCACCATATCGGTACTGCAGGAAAACTTCAGGGTTATCCATGCCAGGAACGGACAGGAGGCTATCGACCTCATCCGCGAAGAATTGCCGGATATCGTGCTTTCGGATATCATGATGCCCGAAAAAGACGGCATAGGATTACTGAAAGAAATACGCTCAGATGAATTGGCAAATCACCTTCCGGTCGTGCTTTTCTCGGCTAAGGCATCGCTCGAAAGCCGCCTTGAAGGCCTTGGGTATGGTGCGGACGCTTATATTGCCAAACCTTTCTCGCCGGATGAGCTGAAGCTTACCATCCGTAACCTGTTTACCACGATACAGCGCAATAAGGAAGCTTACCAAGCTTCCATCAAGTCCCCAAAAACATTCGAGGAGCGCATCAAAAGTGATAATGCCTATGTGAATAAAGTGACGGCCTGTATTGTTGAAAATATAGACAACACTGACTATTCGGTTAACGAATTGTCCGACGACATGGCTGTGAGCCGGAGCCAGCTGCACAGGAAGCTTACTGCGTTGACAGGCTTCTCTACGACCAACTTTATCCGTATGGTCCGCCTCGAAAAAGCCAAAGACCTTTTGTTGGCCAACGATGGCAATATTTCTGAGATCGCTTACAAATGCGGCTTCAGCAGCCAGTCGTATTTCACAAAATCTTTCACGGAACACTTTGGTAAAAGCCCCAGCCAATTTGCTAAAGATCAGCAGATTTAA
- a CDS encoding ligase-associated DNA damage response exonuclease: MKQPLLAFNDKGIYCAAADVYLDPWRAVPKAIITHGHSDHSRWGHGSYITHHLNVPIIKHRLGDINVAGKDWGETFTINGVKFSFHPAGHIVGSAQVRVEHKGEVWVFTGDYKTEDDGISTPYEVVKCHTFITENTFGLPCFKWQPQAEVMAEVNAWWSQNRAEGQTSILFGYTLGKAQRLLKHLDPSIGPIFTHGAVENMTRVIRQMVDMPETTLITRDTKKEELQGSIILAPPSAHGSTWIRRFTPYVTGSASGWMAFRGARRRRAIDKGFVMSDHCDWAGLLESIQATGAEKIICTHGYSDIFSTYLRELGYDARTEHTQYEGDEGETDTMEPDEFTTEEGGES, translated from the coding sequence ATGAAACAGCCCTTACTGGCATTTAACGATAAAGGCATATACTGCGCCGCAGCCGATGTATACCTGGACCCGTGGCGGGCAGTTCCAAAGGCCATTATTACGCACGGGCACAGCGATCACTCCCGCTGGGGGCATGGCAGCTATATCACCCATCACCTCAACGTACCCATTATAAAGCACAGGCTGGGTGACATTAACGTGGCCGGTAAGGACTGGGGCGAGACCTTTACTATAAATGGCGTAAAATTCAGCTTTCATCCTGCGGGGCATATTGTGGGCAGCGCGCAGGTACGGGTAGAGCACAAAGGGGAAGTTTGGGTATTTACGGGCGATTACAAAACCGAGGATGACGGGATTTCCACCCCTTATGAAGTGGTGAAATGCCACACCTTTATTACTGAAAACACCTTTGGCCTCCCCTGCTTTAAATGGCAGCCACAGGCAGAAGTAATGGCCGAGGTGAATGCCTGGTGGTCGCAAAACCGCGCCGAAGGTCAAACCTCCATTCTGTTTGGCTACACACTGGGCAAGGCACAGCGCCTGCTAAAGCACCTCGACCCGTCTATAGGCCCGATATTTACCCACGGGGCCGTAGAGAACATGACACGGGTTATCCGGCAAATGGTGGATATGCCCGAAACTACACTCATAACCCGCGATACCAAAAAAGAAGAACTACAGGGCAGTATTATACTTGCGCCCCCATCGGCACACGGCAGTACGTGGATACGACGTTTCACTCCTTATGTAACGGGTTCTGCAAGCGGCTGGATGGCTTTTCGCGGGGCACGAAGGCGCAGGGCTATTGACAAGGGATTTGTAATGAGTGACCATTGCGACTGGGCAGGCCTGCTGGAAAGCATACAGGCTACCGGCGCCGAAAAGATAATCTGCACCCATGGTTATAGTGATATTTTTAGCACTTACCTTAGGGAACTGGGCTATGATGCGCGCACCGAGCATACACAATACGAAGGAGACGAAGGCGAAACCGACACCATGGAGCCGGATGAATTCACAACTGAGGAAGGAGGCGAATCATGA